From Streptomyces griseorubiginosus, one genomic window encodes:
- a CDS encoding class I SAM-dependent methyltransferase → MTETAPRVRAEILAYYARGKEDARLRDGGATAGRLEFWRTQDVLRRLLPAAPARVLDVGGGSGVHAEWLAEDGYQVALVDPVPLHVEQAARLSGVTARLGDARELADADASYDVVLLLGPLYHLTEPADRTRALAEAERVVRPGGLVVAATINRYAQLHDLLRKEHYFAPSVRAHTDAVLADGRHPYQEGGYFTVAHFAQPSEVTAEFAEAGLSVEGQYGVEGVAWLMDGVEDWLDDPERREAVLAACRHVASEPTLLGTSGHLLTVGRRSR, encoded by the coding sequence ATGACCGAGACGGCGCCGCGGGTGCGTGCAGAGATCCTCGCCTACTACGCCCGGGGCAAGGAGGACGCCCGTCTGAGAGACGGTGGGGCCACTGCCGGGCGGCTGGAGTTCTGGCGTACCCAGGACGTACTGCGACGGCTGCTGCCCGCCGCACCCGCGCGCGTGCTGGACGTGGGCGGCGGCAGCGGGGTGCACGCGGAATGGCTCGCCGAGGACGGGTATCAGGTCGCACTCGTCGACCCCGTGCCGCTCCACGTGGAGCAGGCCGCGCGACTGTCCGGGGTGACCGCCCGCCTCGGGGACGCCCGTGAACTGGCCGACGCCGACGCCTCGTACGACGTGGTGCTCCTGCTGGGCCCGCTGTACCACCTGACCGAACCGGCCGACAGGACAAGGGCGTTGGCCGAGGCGGAGCGGGTCGTCCGGCCCGGCGGGCTGGTGGTCGCCGCCACCATCAACCGGTACGCCCAACTCCACGACCTGCTGCGCAAGGAGCACTACTTCGCCCCGTCGGTCCGCGCCCACACCGACGCGGTCCTCGCGGACGGCAGGCACCCCTACCAGGAGGGCGGCTACTTCACCGTCGCGCACTTCGCCCAACCATCCGAGGTGACGGCGGAGTTCGCCGAGGCGGGGCTGTCCGTGGAGGGCCAGTACGGCGTCGAGGGCGTCGCCTGGCTGATGGACGGTGTCGAGGACTGGCTGGACGACCCCGAGCGGCGCGAGGCGGTCCTCGCGGCCTGCCGGCACGTCGCGTCCGAGCCGACGCTGCTGGGGACGAGCGGGCATCTGCTCACCGTGGGCAGGCGGTCACGGTGA
- a CDS encoding NCS1 family nucleobase:cation symporter-1: MTETVPTGSSIPQSAGTGGRVELAPDAFPADSPFANEDLRPVPVAERKWTTYNFAALWISMAHCIPSWTLASGLVALGMDWKQAVFTIALANVIVLLPMLATGHAGPKYGIPFPVLARASFGLRGANIPALIRAAVACGWFGIQTWIGGSGIFALGSKLTGGHWEDAGKIAGNPWPLWLCFILFWALQIAIIYRGMDFLRHFENWAAPFVIAGALVLLIWIAVKADGFGALLDQPSKLGWGADFWPVFFPSLMGMIGFWATLSLNIPDFTRFGASQKAQTWGQALGLPTTMTLFAVLAVLVTSGSEVVYGEAIWDPVALAAKTDNAFGLLFALVVVLVATISVNIAANVVSPAYDLSNLAPKFVNFRTGALITGVVGILIFPWKLISTPEFYIFTWLGVVGGLLGTVAGILIADYWVVRRTVLHLADLYTPGGRYWYANGWNWRAIVAFVVGGLLAVGGSYSGVGADGKKTGPFPTDGLIPFLKPLADYGWAVGLGTSLVLYVALMLPKGKEQEGIAA, translated from the coding sequence ATGACCGAAACAGTCCCCACGGGGTCGTCGATACCGCAGTCCGCCGGCACCGGCGGCCGCGTCGAGCTCGCCCCCGATGCCTTCCCCGCCGACAGTCCCTTCGCCAACGAGGACCTGCGTCCCGTACCGGTCGCCGAGCGCAAGTGGACGACGTACAACTTCGCGGCCCTGTGGATCTCCATGGCGCACTGCATCCCCAGCTGGACCCTGGCCTCCGGCCTGGTCGCGCTCGGCATGGACTGGAAGCAGGCCGTCTTCACCATCGCCCTGGCCAACGTCATCGTGCTGCTGCCGATGCTGGCCACCGGGCATGCGGGACCCAAGTACGGCATCCCCTTCCCGGTGCTCGCCCGCGCCTCCTTCGGGCTGCGCGGCGCCAACATCCCGGCGCTGATCCGGGCCGCCGTGGCCTGCGGCTGGTTCGGCATCCAGACCTGGATCGGCGGCAGCGGCATCTTCGCGCTGGGCTCCAAGCTCACCGGCGGACACTGGGAGGACGCGGGCAAGATCGCGGGCAACCCCTGGCCGTTGTGGCTCTGCTTCATCCTGTTCTGGGCGCTCCAGATCGCGATCATCTACCGCGGCATGGACTTCCTGCGGCACTTCGAGAACTGGGCCGCGCCCTTCGTGATCGCCGGCGCACTCGTCCTGCTGATCTGGATCGCGGTCAAGGCCGACGGCTTCGGCGCGCTGCTCGACCAGCCCTCGAAGCTCGGGTGGGGCGCCGACTTCTGGCCGGTCTTCTTCCCGTCCCTCATGGGCATGATCGGCTTCTGGGCCACTCTGTCCCTGAACATCCCGGACTTCACCCGGTTCGGCGCCAGCCAGAAAGCGCAGACGTGGGGACAGGCCCTGGGGCTTCCCACGACCATGACCCTGTTCGCGGTCCTCGCCGTGCTGGTCACCTCCGGCTCCGAGGTCGTCTACGGCGAGGCCATCTGGGACCCGGTCGCGCTCGCGGCCAAGACGGACAACGCCTTCGGACTGCTCTTCGCACTGGTCGTCGTCCTGGTCGCCACGATCTCCGTGAACATCGCGGCGAACGTGGTCTCACCGGCGTACGACCTGTCCAACCTGGCTCCGAAGTTCGTCAACTTCCGTACGGGCGCGCTGATCACCGGGGTCGTCGGCATCCTGATCTTCCCGTGGAAGCTGATCTCCACGCCGGAGTTCTACATCTTCACCTGGCTCGGCGTGGTCGGCGGTCTGCTCGGCACGGTCGCGGGCATCCTCATCGCCGACTACTGGGTCGTGCGGCGCACGGTCCTGCACCTCGCGGACCTCTACACGCCGGGCGGGCGCTACTGGTACGCCAACGGCTGGAACTGGCGGGCGATCGTCGCCTTCGTGGTCGGCGGACTGCTCGCGGTCGGCGGCTCGTACTCGGGCGTGGGCGCGGACGGCAAGAAGACCGGGCCGTTCCCGACCGACGGCCTGATCCCGTTCCTCAAGCCGCTGGCCGACTACGGCTGGGCGGTGGGTCTGGGCACGTCGCTGGTGCTGTACGTGGCGCTGATGCTGCCGAAGGGGAAGGAACAGGAGGGCATCGCGGCCTGA